In Equus caballus isolate H_3958 breed thoroughbred chromosome 7, TB-T2T, whole genome shotgun sequence, one DNA window encodes the following:
- the OR8G3 gene encoding olfactory receptor family 8 subfamily G member 3, with amino-acid sequence MDTGNHSTVTEFILTGLTDHAELQLPLFFLFIGIYVVTVLGNLGMITLIGLSSHLHTPMYYFLSSLSFIDLCHSTVITPKMLVNFLTEKNIISYPECMTQLYFFIIFAIAECHMLAAMAYDRYVAICNPLLYNVIMSYHICFWLTVGVYILGILGSTVHTGFMLRLFFCKINVINHYFCDLFPLLELSCSSIYINELLVLVLSAFNILTPALTIFASYIFILSSIFQIRSTGGRSKAFSTCSSHISAVAVFFGSAAFMYLQPPSVSSMDQGKVSSVFYSIIVPMLNPLIYSLQNKDVKFALKKILDSKKFS; translated from the exons ATGGATACCGGAAATCATTCCACAGTAACTGAGTTCATCCTCACTGGGCTAACAGATCATGCTGAACTCCAACTaccactcttcttcctcttcatagGAATCTATGTGGTCACAGTGCTGGGGAACCTGGGCATGATCACGTTGATAGGACTCAGTTCTCACctgcacacccccatgtactaTTTCCTCAGCAGCTTGTCCTTCATTGATCTCTGCCATTCCACTGTCATTACCCCCAAAATGCTGGTGAACTTTTTGACAGAGAAGAACATCATTTCCTACCCTGAATGCATGACTcagctttatttcttcatcatttttgCTATTGCAGAGTGTCACATGTTGGCTGCAATGGCATATGACCGCTATGTTGCCATCTGTAACCCCTTGCTTTACAACGTCATCATGTCTTATCACATCTGCTTCTGGCTCACAGTGGGAGTTTATATTTTGGGCATCCTTGGATCCACAGTCCATACAGGCTTTATGTTGAGACTCTTTTTCTGCAAGATCAATGTAATTAACCATTATTTCTGTGATCTCTTTCCACTCTTGGAACTATCCTGTTCCAGCATCTATATCAATGAATTATTGGTTCTAGTCTTGAGTGCATTTAACATTCTGACTCCTGCCTTAACTATCTTTgcctcctac ATTTTCATCCTCTCCAGCATCTTCCAAATCCGCTCTACTGGGGGCAGGTCCAAAGCTTTCAGCACATGCAGTTCCCACATCTCAGCTGTTGCTGTTTTCTTTGGATCTGCAGCATTCATGTACCTGCAGCCACCATCTGTGAGTTCTATGGACCAAGGGAAAGTGTCCTCTGTGTTTTATTCTATCATTGTGCCCATGCTGAATCCCCTGATCTACAGTCTGCAGAATAAAGATGTCAAATTTGCCCTGAAAAAAATTCTGGACAGTAAAAAATTTTCATGA
- the OR8G1C gene encoding olfactory receptor 8G1: MALGNHSTVTEFILAGLTEEPELQVPLLLLFLGIYVVTVMGNLGMITLIGLSSHLHTPMYYFLSSLSFTDLCHSTVITPKMLVNFVTEKNVISYPQCMTQLYFFLVFAISECYMLAAMAYDRYVAICSPLLYNVIMSHQVCFSLILGVYIIGLICAFAHTACMLRVNFCKFYVINHYFCDLLPLLKLSCSSTDVNELLILCVGTFNIFAPSLTILSSYIFIISSILHIHSTEGKSKAFSTCSSHMLAVLLFFGSAAFMYLQPSSVGSMDQGKVSSVFYTIVVPMLNPLIYSLRNKDVNVALKKMLKSRIF, from the coding sequence ATGGCATTAGGAAATCATTCCACAGTGACTGAGTTCATCCTCGCTGGACTAACAGAAGAGCCAGAACTCCAGGTGCCCTTACTCCTCCTCTTCCTAGGAATCTATGTGGTCACAGTGATGGGGAACCTGGGCATGATCACACTGATAGGGCTCAGTTCTCACTTGCACACCCCTATGTACTATTTCCTCAGCAGCTTGTCCTTCACTGATCTCTGCCATTCTACTGTCATTACCCCCAAAATGCTGGTGAACTTTGTGACAGAGAAGAACGTCATCTCCTACCCTCAATGCATGACTCAGCTctatttcttccttgtttttgctATTTCAGAATGCTACATGTTAGCTGCAATGGCATATGACCGCTATGTTGCCATCTGTAGCCCCTTGCTTTACAACGTCATCATGTCCCATCAGGTCTGTTTCTCCCTGATTTTAGGGGTGTATATTATAGGCCTGATTTGTGCATTTGCTCATACAGCCTGCATGTTAAGGGTTAATTTCTGCAAATTTTATGTGATCAACCATTATTTCTGTGATCTTCTTCCCCTCCTGAAGCTCTCATGCTCTAGTACCGATGTCAATGAATTACTGATACTGTGTGTTGGTACATTTAATATCTTTGCCCCTAGCCTGACCATCCTTAGCTCCTACATCTTCATCATTTCCAGCATCCTCCACATTCACTCCACTGAGGGCAAGTCCAAAGCCTTCAGCACTTGCAGCTCCCACATGTTGgcagttttgctcttttttggaTCTGCTGCTTTCATGTACCTGCAGCCATCATCAGTTGGCTCCATGGATCAAGGAAAAGTGTCCTCTGTGTTTTATACTATTGTTGTGCCCATGCTGAACCCActgatctacagcctgaggaataAAGATGTTAATGTTGCGCTGAAGAAAATGCTAAAGAGCAGAATATTCTAG